Below is a window of Rattus norvegicus strain BN/NHsdMcwi chromosome 5, GRCr8, whole genome shotgun sequence DNA.
TCGCCCGGCGCACGCCGTCCCGTTCCCCCGGGGCCTCCGGCGTCCGCCGCCCACCTGACGCATCTCCTCCCGCAGCTGCGGAAGCCGGTGGTGGAGAAGATGCGTCGGGACCGCATCAACAGCAGCATTGAGCAGCTGAAACTGCTGCTGGAGCAGGAGTTCGCGCGGCACCAGCCCAACTCCAAACTGGAGAAGGCCGACATCCTGGAGATGGCCGTCAGCTACCTGAAGCACAGCAAAGGTGAGCTAGGCGCCTGCGCCCGTGTCCTGCTCCCCACCGGTGTGGCTCCCACCGCGCGCGCCCCACTCATGCCGCTCGGTCTCCCCACAGCCTTCGCCGCGGCCGCCGGCCCCAAGAGCCTGCACCAGGACTACAGCGAGGGTTACTCGTGGTGCCTGCAGGAGGCGGTGCAGTTCCTGACCCTGCATGCAGCCAGCGACACGCAGATGAAGCTGCTTTACCACTTCCAGCGGCCCCCAGCTCCCGCCGCGCCTGTCAAGGAGACCCCGACGCCCGGCGCTGCGCCCCAGCCGGCGCGCTCCTCCACTAAGGCCGCCGCCTCCGTCTCCACCTCGCGCCAATCTGCCTGCGGCCTCTGGCGGCCCTGGTGACCCAGCGGCCGACGGGTGCCTGGAGCTGACCAGAGGACCAGCTCGTTCCTCTGTTCCTCTCGATGTGGGAAGACATTCCCCAGCCGCGTTTCAGCCCCAGGTTGGCCGCAACCTTCTTCCGAAGGCTCCCtccccaggctggctggccagcaaggggGGTCATTCTTAGAGAATGTGCGTGCAGAGTTGTCATTTGGGGATAATCAGGGTCCACCCTCTGCCGCCTGTCCGACCCCATGGGGTTGTTTTGTGTTTGCATTTCAGCAAGTGACTTCTGCGAAGTTCCCGGTCGGTTTCCACCGGGTGTTCT
It encodes the following:
- the Hes5 gene encoding transcription factor HES-5 isoform X1; translated protein: MAPSTVAVEMLSPKEKNRLRKPVVEKMRRDRINSSIEQLKLLLEQEFARHQPNSKLEKADILEMAVSYLKHSKGELGACARVLLPTGVAPTARAPLMPLGLPTAFAAAAGPKSLHQDYSEGYSWCLQEAVQFLTLHAASDTQMKLLYHFQRPPAPAAPVKETPTPGAAPQPARSSTKAAASVSTSRQSACGLWRPW
- the Hes5 gene encoding transcription factor HES-5; its protein translation is MAPSTVAVEMLSPKEKNRLRKPVVEKMRRDRINSSIEQLKLLLEQEFARHQPNSKLEKADILEMAVSYLKHSKAFAAAAGPKSLHQDYSEGYSWCLQEAVQFLTLHAASDTQMKLLYHFQRPPAPAAPVKETPTPGAAPQPARSSTKAAASVSTSRQSACGLWRPW